A region from the Ptychodera flava strain L36383 chromosome 12, AS_Pfla_20210202, whole genome shotgun sequence genome encodes:
- the LOC139145218 gene encoding protein MTO1 homolog, mitochondrial-like isoform X2, producing MQEEILNTKNLTVKAAPVEDFIIEESRSTSSKANRICKGVVTEDGTSIFGKTIILTTGTFLRGEIHIGLDSRPAGRLGDQPSFGLAKTLEDAGFQVGRLKTGTPPRLDGRSVNFRKTQRHNADNPPMPFSFINGQVDIKPEEQIPCYLTHTTPTVDRIVLDNMHLNRHVMEEVSGPRYCPSIESKVLKFPLRKNQVWLEPEGLNSHAIYPQGLSCTLPEYLQRDLIRQVVGLENAEIVKPGYGVEYDYMDPRQLQTSLETNLVSNLFFAGQINGTTGYEEAAAQGIIAGINAVLKVQERPPFTVSRTDGYVGVMIDDLTTQGVTEPYRMFTSRAEFRMKLRPDNADQRLTTKGYSVGCVSEARYQRAVTMATNLNAGIDLLKSVVMSAVKWKNKVDVHTSKNENISAFELLNYRDVTVHKLASACPEFRNLAEDEELARRLKIEGHYAPVMWKVEKDIQEVKKDENFILPGDLDYSSLNLSQEIKEKLSLVRPSSIGAASRIQGMTPAALLLLLYQVKKRVKQSEHGVTS from the exons ATGCAAGAGGAAATTCTAAACACAAAGAATCTGACAGTCAAGGCAGCACCAGTAGAAGACTTCATCATAGAAGAATCTAGATCAACGAGTAGTAAAGCTAACAGAATTTGCAAAGGTGTAGTGACAG AGGATGGCACCTCCATCTTTGGCAAAACTATCATTCTGACTACAGGGACATTCCTGAGGGGTGAAATCCACATTGGTTTAGACAGCAGACCAGCAGGTCGCCTTGGTGATCAGCCTTCCTTTGGACTGGCCAAGACCTTGGAGGATGCAGGCTTCCAAGTTGGCAGATTGAAAACAG GTACTCCACCGCGGCTCGACGGCAGAAGTGTCAATTTCCGGAAAACACAGCGGCACAATGCGGACAATCCACCTATGCCATTCTCATTCATTAATGGCCAAGTGGACATCAAG CCAGAAGAGCAGATTCCGTGCTACTTAACTCACACAACCCCTACTGTTGATAGAATTGTGCTGGACAACATGCATCTCAACAGACATGTCATGGAGGAAGTGAGCGGTCCAAG ATATTGTCCATCAATCGAGTCAAAAGTTTTAAAGTTCCCACTCAGGAAAAATCAAGTGTGGTTGGAGCCTGAGG GTTTGAATTCTCATGCCATATACCCTCAAGGTTTGTCTTGCACACTGccagaatatttacaaagagATTTGATACGACAGGTGGTTGGCCTGGAAAATGCTGAAATAGTCAAACCAG GTTACGGAGTAGAGTATGATTATATGGACCCAAGACAACTGCAAACCTCCCTGGAAACTAACCTGGTCTCAAATTTGTTCTTCGCTGGGCAAATTAACGGCACCACGGGATATGAAGAGGCGGCAGCTCAG GGCATCATAGCTGGTATCAATGCAGTATTAAAAGTCCAAGAGAGACCTCCATTTACAGTGAGTCGAACAGATGGTTATGTAGGAGTTATGATAGATGACCTTACCACTCAGGGAGTAACAGAGCCCTACAGAATGTTCACCAGCCGAGCTGAGTTCCGAATGAAGCTCCGTCCAGACAATGCAGATCAGAGACTAACAACAAAAG GCTATAGTGTAGGATGCGTCAGTGAAGCAAGATACCAGCGGGcagtcaccatggcaacaaactTGAATGCTGGGATAGATTTGTTGAAGTCTGTGGTCATGTCAGCAGTCAAGTGGAAAAATAAAGTCGATGTTCACACGTCGAAGAATGAAAATATTAG TGCTTTTGAGCTACTCAACTACCGTGATGTGACAGTACACAAGCTTGCATCAGCGTGTCCAGAATTCAGAAACCTGGCTGAAGATGAAGAACTTGCAAGAAGACTGAAAATAGAAg GTCATTATGCCCCAGTCATGTGGAAAGTAGAAAAGGATATTCAAGAAGTaaagaaagatgaaaatttcatacTGCCAGGAGACCTGGACTACAGCAG TCTTAATTTGTCCCAAGAAATCAAGGAGAAGTTATCACTGGTGCGACCCTCGTCA ATTGGTGCAGCAAGTCGTATTCAAGGCATGACGCCTGCTGCGTTGCTGTTACTGTTGTACCAAGTGAAAAAGCGAGTGAAGCAGTCAGAGCATGGAGTGACATCATGA